The Nocardioides humi genome includes a region encoding these proteins:
- a CDS encoding BTAD domain-containing putative transcriptional regulator yields the protein MVRDRLTVRLRDLLGDHRVVEVLGTAGAGKTTAVVLALRGLDRPVAWLTLDGTEQAAGRLLVYLEAAVGAHVPGAADVASDALSSNLQIGEAAGLLAESLQGSGMVVVCDNVERVAADEGCLAVLSSFAKYLPPEVNLVLVSREDLHLDLGSSGEHRLVGRLTEEDLAFDREEARSALVSVGREDADPDRVLAATGGWVTGVLFEGWARPEAGPTDPDSVRAYVSANIFGSLTPAEQTFLVHTSLLGEVTIDGARSLGQANAAQLVARLRQRHLPVTWSADRQRLTPHPVFRDFLRATLDSEDATTRDQVRRRYAEVLIARGEREEAVDELLRLGDLDAAGRLAADALPHLVARMDFSLAARWLDTLGATSQPPNPVIGSVVLRVAFALEQCGRGVDLIDRYGDAWLPAPGEPGFEEAHVLAAWCLWHSGRLSEARVIAGRVPEGRNREIVQTLIGLAADERPPELPQLSTMPSGPLDGLLMRLAYMRGRFDGLDEPGSFDPWRTILGGPWVVAALRATGRLDEAMTKYAERSGADQPVWLHAIDAVDLMLDVGRADEAWALLRHGRELIATTGSVVFHNMSLLAEAKLLLRLERNAPAADRVLADAASGGALDYAFTRDAWRLWSGLSLLHQDRDTEAHDLLAACLGSMRRGDRQLDLPAAAVYLAEAQWRLGLEDESDETAEFAMECATQLGSQHLLLTALADMPAVATRSADNVATRTSPWHRALAVLSGQSHVSVHVEAPRLVLEEFGDPVLTVDGAVVQPRLTKSVELLSYLLGAPARRASRVELLGALFGGRNDGAGRSYLRQALYRLREVLPEELSPAQDGDVFSLAGPDLALGTAQLTVDLIAQAGRQDGTTRLATLERAIAATRSGPFLKSMSGEWLNQRREDLREALLAARVDAATIAYQLSRYREAKGWIDEVLQEDPYREQAWQLAIRLAQGTGSDDAVLALYQRYAARMRELGVPPSDDVRRLVTQFRR from the coding sequence GTGGTCCGCGACCGGCTCACGGTCCGGCTGCGCGACCTCCTCGGGGACCACCGGGTCGTCGAGGTGCTGGGCACCGCCGGCGCCGGCAAGACCACGGCGGTCGTCCTCGCCCTCCGCGGCCTGGACCGCCCGGTCGCCTGGCTGACGCTGGACGGGACCGAGCAGGCCGCCGGCCGCCTCCTGGTCTATCTGGAGGCCGCGGTCGGTGCGCACGTGCCCGGCGCCGCGGACGTCGCCTCGGACGCGCTGAGCAGCAACCTCCAGATCGGCGAGGCCGCCGGGCTGCTCGCCGAGAGCCTCCAGGGCAGCGGCATGGTCGTAGTGTGCGACAACGTCGAGCGGGTGGCCGCCGACGAGGGCTGCCTCGCGGTCCTCTCCTCGTTCGCGAAGTACCTGCCGCCCGAGGTGAACCTGGTGCTGGTCTCGCGCGAGGACCTGCACCTCGACCTCGGATCGTCCGGTGAGCACCGGCTGGTCGGCCGGCTCACCGAGGAGGACCTGGCCTTCGACCGCGAGGAGGCCCGTTCCGCGCTCGTCTCGGTCGGCCGCGAGGACGCCGACCCGGACCGCGTGCTCGCCGCCACCGGCGGGTGGGTGACCGGCGTGCTCTTCGAGGGCTGGGCGCGCCCCGAGGCCGGCCCGACCGATCCGGACTCCGTGCGTGCCTACGTGTCGGCCAACATCTTCGGCTCGCTCACGCCGGCCGAGCAGACCTTCCTCGTCCACACCAGTCTCCTCGGCGAGGTGACGATCGACGGCGCCCGGTCGCTCGGCCAGGCGAACGCCGCGCAGCTCGTCGCCCGCCTGCGCCAGCGGCATCTCCCCGTGACCTGGTCGGCGGACCGCCAGCGGCTGACCCCGCACCCCGTCTTCCGGGACTTCCTGCGCGCGACGCTCGACAGCGAGGACGCGACGACGCGCGACCAGGTGCGGCGCCGGTACGCCGAGGTGCTGATCGCGCGTGGCGAGCGCGAGGAGGCCGTCGACGAGCTGCTGCGGCTCGGCGACCTGGATGCGGCCGGCCGCCTGGCCGCGGACGCCCTGCCCCATCTCGTGGCGCGGATGGACTTCTCGCTGGCGGCGCGATGGCTGGACACCCTCGGCGCGACGTCACAGCCTCCGAATCCCGTCATCGGGTCCGTCGTCCTGCGCGTGGCGTTCGCCCTCGAGCAGTGCGGCCGGGGCGTCGACCTCATCGACCGGTACGGCGACGCCTGGCTCCCCGCGCCGGGCGAGCCGGGCTTCGAGGAGGCGCACGTGCTCGCCGCGTGGTGCCTGTGGCACTCCGGCCGGCTGTCCGAGGCCCGGGTGATCGCCGGCCGGGTGCCCGAGGGGCGCAACCGCGAGATCGTCCAGACCCTGATCGGGCTCGCCGCCGACGAGCGCCCGCCCGAGCTCCCCCAGCTGTCGACGATGCCGTCGGGCCCGCTCGACGGCCTCCTGATGCGCCTGGCCTACATGCGGGGCCGCTTCGACGGGCTCGACGAGCCGGGCTCGTTCGACCCCTGGCGGACCATCCTGGGCGGTCCCTGGGTGGTCGCCGCGCTGCGCGCGACCGGGCGCCTCGACGAGGCCATGACGAAGTACGCCGAGCGCAGCGGCGCCGACCAGCCCGTCTGGCTCCACGCGATCGACGCCGTCGACCTGATGCTGGACGTCGGCCGGGCCGACGAGGCCTGGGCGCTGCTCCGGCACGGCAGGGAGCTGATCGCCACGACCGGCTCGGTGGTGTTCCACAACATGAGCCTGCTGGCGGAGGCGAAGCTCCTCCTCCGCCTGGAGCGGAACGCCCCGGCAGCGGACCGGGTCCTCGCCGACGCGGCGTCCGGCGGAGCGCTCGACTACGCCTTCACCCGCGACGCCTGGCGGCTGTGGTCCGGCCTGTCGCTGCTCCACCAGGACCGCGACACCGAGGCGCACGACCTGCTCGCCGCCTGCCTCGGCAGCATGAGACGCGGCGACCGGCAGCTCGACCTGCCGGCGGCCGCCGTCTACCTGGCCGAGGCACAGTGGCGCCTGGGCCTCGAGGACGAGTCGGACGAGACCGCGGAGTTCGCGATGGAGTGCGCCACCCAGCTCGGGTCGCAGCACCTGCTGCTGACCGCCCTCGCCGACATGCCGGCCGTCGCCACCCGGTCGGCCGACAATGTCGCGACCCGCACGTCGCCGTGGCACCGCGCCCTCGCGGTCCTCTCGGGACAGAGCCATGTCAGCGTCCACGTCGAGGCCCCCCGGCTCGTGCTGGAGGAGTTCGGCGACCCCGTCCTGACCGTCGACGGCGCCGTGGTGCAGCCCCGGCTGACGAAGAGCGTGGAGCTCCTCAGCTACCTGCTGGGCGCGCCCGCGCGCCGGGCCAGCCGCGTGGAGCTGCTCGGCGCCCTGTTCGGCGGTCGCAACGACGGTGCCGGGCGCAGCTACCTGCGACAGGCCCTCTACCGCCTGCGGGAGGTGCTGCCCGAGGAGCTGTCGCCCGCCCAGGACGGCGACGTCTTCAGCCTGGCCGGCCCGGACCTCGCACTGGGAACGGCCCAGCTCACCGTCGACCTCATCGCCCAGGCCGGTCGGCAGGACGGCACGACCCGTCTGGCGACGCTCGAGCGGGCCATCGCCGCGACCCGGTCCGGGCCGTTCCTGAAGTCGATGTCGGGGGAGTGGCTGAACCAGCGGCGCGAGGACCTGCGGGAGGCGCTCCTCGCCGCCCGGGTCGACGCGGCGACGATCGCCTACCAGCTCAGCCGGTACCGGGAGGCGAAGGGATGGATCGACGAGGTCCTGCAGGAGGATCCCTACCGCGAGCAGGCCTGGCAGCTGGCGATCAGGCTCGCCCAGGGGACCGGGAGCGACGACGCCGTGCTCGCGCTGTACCAGCGCTACGCCGCACGGATGCGGGAGCTGGGCGTCCCGCCGTCGGACGACGTACGACGCCTGGTGACGCAGTTCCGCCGGTGA
- a CDS encoding flavin reductase family protein has translation MHTTFAQDRQATYRGAMARFTTGVTIITTRTPDGPAGMTASAVASVSLDPLMLLICVGNDLASRDAISEAGAFAVSVLANGQERTALRFASRCDDKFAGVDFRSDHGLPVVDGAVAHFACTVHEEVAGGDHTIFIGEVVSCAYDAESDPLVYFGGRFNSLCDPESHARMAFEWQLAASL, from the coding sequence ATGCACACGACCTTCGCCCAGGACAGGCAGGCGACCTATCGCGGCGCGATGGCTCGCTTCACCACGGGCGTCACCATCATCACCACCCGCACGCCGGACGGCCCGGCGGGGATGACCGCCAGCGCCGTGGCCTCGGTCTCGCTGGACCCGCTGATGCTGCTGATCTGCGTCGGCAACGACCTGGCGAGCAGGGACGCCATCTCCGAGGCGGGCGCGTTCGCGGTGAGCGTCCTCGCGAACGGCCAGGAGCGCACCGCGCTGCGGTTCGCGAGCCGGTGCGACGACAAGTTCGCCGGCGTCGACTTCCGGTCCGACCACGGGCTGCCGGTCGTCGACGGCGCCGTCGCGCACTTCGCCTGCACGGTCCACGAGGAGGTGGCCGGGGGCGACCACACCATCTTCATCGGCGAGGTCGTCAGCTGCGCCTACGACGCCGAGTCCGACCCGCTCGTCTACTTCGGCGGCCGGTTCAACAGCCTCTGCGACCCCGAGTCGCACGCCCGCATGGCCTTCGAGTGGCAGCTCGCGGCCTCGCTCTGA
- a CDS encoding bifunctional riboflavin kinase/FAD synthetase encodes MTTLSEPATLPEPLDRLHPGSSAARDLRGTPLVVGGARVGSVYTRRSEPWTGGGAALTIGQFDGVHRGHQHLLGLAAEEAARLGVLPGAVTFDRHPRSVLDAAQAPRFLTRADDKVQLLLHHGAAFVAVLTATAPLLRMRPGEFVEDVLLGALGARGVVVGPNFRFGHRATGDVAVLREYGAAHGFDVRVPALVTRGGDAVSSSAVRAAIDDGAMRAVAAMLGRPYEVRGLLVPNARGRLEVTLPRAAATPPPDVVSWVLRSAGRDVVLRYVERGAPW; translated from the coding sequence GTGACCACGCTGTCGGAGCCCGCCACGCTCCCCGAGCCGCTGGACCGGCTGCACCCCGGATCGTCGGCCGCCCGCGATCTCCGCGGCACTCCGCTCGTCGTCGGCGGGGCTCGCGTCGGCTCGGTCTACACCCGCCGCTCGGAGCCGTGGACCGGCGGCGGCGCGGCGCTCACCATCGGGCAGTTCGACGGGGTGCACCGCGGGCACCAGCACCTGCTGGGCCTGGCGGCGGAGGAGGCGGCGCGGCTGGGCGTGCTCCCCGGCGCGGTCACCTTCGACCGGCATCCGAGGTCGGTCCTCGACGCCGCCCAGGCGCCGCGCTTCCTGACCAGGGCCGACGACAAGGTGCAGCTCCTGCTCCACCACGGCGCCGCCTTCGTCGCGGTGCTGACGGCCACCGCGCCGCTCCTGCGGATGCGCCCGGGGGAGTTCGTCGAGGACGTGCTGCTCGGGGCGCTGGGCGCCCGCGGCGTCGTCGTCGGCCCGAACTTCCGGTTCGGTCACCGGGCCACCGGCGATGTCGCCGTCCTGCGGGAGTACGGCGCCGCCCACGGCTTCGACGTACGGGTCCCTGCCTTGGTCACGCGTGGCGGCGACGCGGTGTCGTCCAGCGCCGTGCGCGCGGCGATCGACGACGGAGCGATGCGTGCGGTCGCCGCGATGCTCGGCCGGCCGTACGAGGTCCGCGGGCTCCTGGTGCCCAACGCGAGGGGGAGGCTGGAGGTCACGTTGCCGCGCGCCGCCGCGACCCCGCCGCCGGACGTCGTCTCCTGGGTGCTGCGCTCGGCCGGCCGTGACGTCGTCCTCCGGTACGTCGAGCGGGGCGCGCCGTGGTGA
- a CDS encoding helix-turn-helix domain-containing protein has translation MTSSEPVDGAAPVDLIGPNVRAAREAQGMSLRELARRIGVSPSFISQLERNKANASVGTLYALVDVLGLSIDQLMAEQGPGTEQPAGGRASGAPARGFRVDQPLQPAEGRARIQFPGVVWERLTQAADPQVDFLHVTYAPGSASCPEEDMMRHGGHEYGFVVSGSLTVQVGFESYAMTAGDAITFDSMTPHRLSNDGTGDCVAIWVVVGRRDDVRGHDVPVPPGSVTHLPSLSS, from the coding sequence ATGACCAGCAGCGAGCCCGTCGACGGAGCAGCGCCCGTCGACCTGATCGGCCCGAACGTCCGCGCCGCACGCGAGGCGCAGGGGATGTCGCTGCGCGAGCTCGCGCGCCGCATCGGCGTGTCGCCCAGCTTCATCTCCCAGCTCGAGCGCAACAAGGCCAACGCCAGCGTCGGCACGCTCTACGCGCTGGTCGACGTGCTGGGCCTCTCGATCGACCAGCTGATGGCCGAGCAGGGCCCGGGGACCGAGCAGCCGGCGGGCGGACGGGCCTCGGGCGCCCCCGCGCGCGGGTTCCGGGTGGACCAGCCGCTGCAGCCCGCGGAGGGACGGGCGCGGATCCAGTTCCCCGGCGTGGTGTGGGAGCGGCTGACCCAGGCGGCCGACCCGCAGGTCGACTTCCTGCACGTCACCTACGCGCCCGGCAGCGCATCGTGCCCGGAGGAGGACATGATGCGCCACGGCGGGCACGAGTACGGCTTCGTGGTCTCCGGCAGCCTGACCGTGCAGGTCGGGTTCGAGAGCTACGCGATGACGGCCGGCGACGCGATCACCTTCGACTCGATGACGCCGCACCGGCTGAGCAACGACGGCACCGGGGACTGCGTCGCGATCTGGGTCGTCGTCGGGCGCCGCGACGACGTCCGCGGGCACGACGTCCCCGTCCCGCCGGGCTCGGTGACGCACCTGCCGTCGTTGAGCTCCTGA
- a CDS encoding alkene reductase, with the protein MHDSLWQPIKVGGLDLDHRIVMAPMTRNRSTPEGVPNPMNVEYYAQRAGATALIITEGTQPSDDGQGYLLTPGIYTAAQINGWRKVTDAVHDAGGRIFIQLMHVGRVGHPVNTPHGRTPIAPSPVRAAGTIVTYDGPLELPVPREIDTAEIPGVVDDYRRAAAAAMEAGADGVEIHGANGYLIHQFLAPNTNLRTDEYGGSDENKARFALEVAQAVAAEIGAERTGFRIAPGNPFNDIQETDPRSLYLHLVEQLAGLDLAYLHLVRPADDDFVKAIRAAWPNPLIVNHARQPLEPRLDDLANGLADILSLGALHIANPDLAVRLKGGHPLNQPDPDTFYGGDSRGYIDYPALDA; encoded by the coding sequence ATGCACGACAGCCTGTGGCAGCCGATCAAGGTCGGCGGCCTGGACCTCGACCACCGGATCGTCATGGCGCCGATGACCCGCAACCGGTCGACGCCGGAGGGCGTCCCGAACCCGATGAACGTCGAGTACTACGCGCAGCGCGCGGGAGCGACGGCGCTGATCATCACCGAGGGGACGCAGCCGTCGGACGACGGCCAGGGCTACCTGCTGACCCCCGGCATCTACACCGCCGCCCAGATCAACGGCTGGCGCAAGGTCACCGACGCCGTCCACGACGCCGGGGGCCGGATCTTCATCCAGCTCATGCACGTCGGACGCGTCGGGCACCCGGTCAACACCCCGCACGGCCGCACGCCCATCGCGCCGTCCCCGGTCCGGGCGGCCGGCACGATCGTCACCTACGACGGACCGCTCGAGCTCCCGGTCCCGCGCGAGATCGACACCGCCGAGATCCCCGGCGTGGTCGACGACTACCGCCGCGCCGCGGCCGCGGCCATGGAGGCCGGCGCCGACGGCGTCGAGATCCACGGAGCCAACGGCTACCTGATCCACCAGTTCCTGGCGCCGAACACCAACCTGCGCACCGACGAGTACGGCGGGTCCGACGAGAACAAGGCACGGTTCGCGCTCGAGGTGGCCCAGGCCGTCGCCGCCGAGATCGGTGCGGAGCGCACCGGGTTCCGCATCGCGCCCGGCAACCCGTTCAACGACATCCAGGAGACCGACCCGCGGTCCCTCTACCTCCACCTGGTCGAGCAGCTCGCCGGCCTCGACCTCGCCTACCTGCACCTGGTCCGCCCGGCCGACGACGACTTCGTCAAGGCGATCCGCGCGGCGTGGCCGAACCCGCTGATCGTCAACCACGCCCGCCAGCCACTGGAGCCGCGCCTGGACGACCTGGCGAACGGTCTGGCGGACATCCTGTCGCTGGGCGCCCTGCACATCGCGAACCCGGACCTCGCCGTCCGGCTCAAGGGCGGCCACCCGCTGAACCAGCCGGACCCGGACACCTTCTACGGCGGCGACAGCCGGGGCTACATCGACTACCCCGCGCTCGACGCCTGA
- a CDS encoding NADP-dependent succinic semialdehyde dehydrogenase — MAIATTNPATGRVERTFEEHDAAEVERRLQLAEQASWELRRTSYAQRSAWLHAAAGLLEEEAEQTARILTTEMGKTISQARAEVAKCAKGLRFYADHGAAMLADSPLDDASVVGAERAWTRYEPLGPVLAVMPWNYPLWQVVRFAAPALMAGNAGLLKHASNVPQAALYLDSLFERSGFPSGAFQTLMIGAARVDGVIRDHRVRAVTLTGSEPAGRSVAAAAGAEVKKVVLELGGADPFIVLPSADLDRAAATAVAARVVNNGQSCIAAKRFIVHQDVYDEFVAAFVKQMGGLRVGDPLDEATDVGPIATEAGRRDLVELVADAIEAGATATVGQTVPGDGWYYPPTVLEDVTDRMRVYREETFGPVATVLRATDADHALAIANDTSFGLSSSVWTSDQEEADRFIAGLEAGAVFVNGMTISYPELPFGGIKDSGIGRELAAEGIREFCNLKTVWTAS; from the coding sequence ATGGCGATCGCCACCACCAACCCCGCGACGGGACGCGTCGAGCGCACCTTCGAGGAGCACGACGCGGCCGAGGTCGAGCGGCGGCTCCAGCTCGCCGAGCAGGCGAGCTGGGAGCTGCGCCGTACCTCGTACGCGCAGCGCTCGGCCTGGCTGCACGCCGCCGCCGGCCTGCTCGAGGAGGAGGCGGAGCAGACGGCGCGGATCCTGACGACGGAGATGGGCAAGACCATCTCCCAGGCCCGTGCCGAGGTCGCGAAGTGCGCCAAGGGACTGCGGTTCTACGCCGACCACGGCGCGGCGATGCTGGCCGACTCGCCGTTGGACGACGCGAGCGTCGTCGGCGCCGAGCGGGCGTGGACGCGGTACGAGCCATTGGGGCCGGTGCTCGCCGTGATGCCCTGGAACTACCCGTTGTGGCAGGTCGTCCGGTTCGCCGCACCGGCCCTGATGGCCGGTAACGCGGGCCTGCTCAAGCACGCGTCCAACGTCCCCCAGGCCGCGCTGTACCTCGACTCCCTGTTCGAGCGCTCCGGCTTCCCCTCGGGTGCGTTCCAGACGCTGATGATCGGCGCGGCGCGGGTGGACGGGGTCATCCGGGACCACCGGGTCCGGGCGGTGACCCTCACCGGGTCCGAGCCGGCCGGCCGCTCGGTGGCGGCGGCCGCCGGCGCGGAGGTCAAGAAGGTCGTCCTCGAGCTGGGCGGAGCCGATCCCTTCATCGTCCTGCCCAGCGCCGACCTGGACCGGGCCGCGGCGACCGCCGTCGCGGCCCGGGTGGTCAACAACGGGCAGTCGTGCATCGCCGCGAAGCGGTTCATCGTGCACCAGGACGTCTACGACGAGTTCGTCGCGGCCTTCGTCAAGCAGATGGGCGGGCTGCGCGTCGGCGACCCCCTCGACGAGGCCACGGACGTCGGCCCGATCGCCACCGAGGCGGGGCGCCGCGACCTGGTCGAGCTGGTGGCCGACGCGATCGAGGCCGGCGCGACCGCCACGGTCGGCCAGACCGTGCCGGGCGACGGCTGGTACTACCCACCGACGGTCCTCGAGGACGTCACCGACCGGATGCGGGTCTACCGGGAGGAGACGTTCGGGCCGGTGGCGACGGTGCTCCGGGCGACCGACGCCGATCATGCGCTCGCGATCGCCAACGACACCTCGTTCGGGCTGAGCTCCTCGGTGTGGACCTCGGACCAGGAGGAGGCGGACCGCTTCATCGCCGGGCTCGAGGCCGGGGCCGTGTTCGTGAACGGGATGACGATCTCCTATCCCGAGCTGCCGTTCGGCGGCATCAAGGACTCGGGCATCGGCCGCGAGCTCGCCGCCGAGGGGATCAGGGAGTTCTGCAACCTGAAGACCGTCTGGACCGCGTCATGA